GAACATCCATCGAATATCGACGGGTCAAAGAGGAAAGAAACCCAGGAGACTTTATTTCAACGCTGGTGGGCTAGGGTTTCTAAATCCAAGCAAAAGGGGGCAATTATTCAGCTCAATTGCAAGGTTAGGTGCGTGGTGTAAATTCATTTGCTCTAGATCTCGCTGCTGATCTCTCTGGCTGTGTTAGAATCGCATTTTATTCTCGGCTCTGTAATCATGGTATAAGTGgatatttgtaaaattaaattgtttctatTTCTTGTTCTGAAGCATGGATCACTGATTTTATAGCTTAGTTTGAAGAATCCTTAAATTCCCTGTAAATTTTACTGTTTTTTCACTTGTTAATGCCGACCTTAACAATTTTGTTTGGGAGTTTTTAGAGTGAGAGAGCATATGCTAGTTTTGAATAAAGAAAAACGTTATTAAGTCTAATTTATGCTTTGCTCCAGATGGGGACGCCGTCTGGAtctcatttcaacaatcaatcCTCAATGTTGCCTCCTCGTCAGCAGCCTCGCCCTGGTGGTGGGGGGCTTCAAACCTCCCTGTCCTTAGTTTCAGCAGATGCGTGTGGATCTCCTAATCTTGAGCGTGGCTCGAATTCTGATCAGGTGCACGAATCTCCATCGGAAAGTGCCAGTTCACGAGAAACCTGGCCCAGAGCTGATGCTTTGGTTGCAAAAAAAATGGagaaggagaaagagagagagaatggatTTGCTGAGCACTCTGTTGTCCGTAACTTTTCGAGCTCTGATAAGATGTCTCTTCGAGATGTGGCGCGCGAGAGGGTGGACATTGTAGCAGAGAAGATGCAAAACCTCCCGGAcaagtatcttgacaagtttaaaAACGAGCTCCGTACTTTTCTTGAGGGCTTGGGCGGTTCTCAGCAAAGAGAGGAGTTTCTGTTTCTTCAGAAGCTGGTCCAAAGTAGGGGTGATTTGACAGAGCAAACTCTGGTCATGGCACACAGAGTTCAGCTAGAGATTCTTGTTTCTATAAAGACTGGTATTCAGGCGTTTTTGCATCCAAGTGTTAGCCTCTCCCAAGCTTCTCTAATTGACATTTTCCTGTACAAAAGGTGCAGAAACATAGCCTGTGGAAGTGCATTGCCAGCAGAGGACTGCATGTGTGAGTTATGCTCAAAGAGAAACGGTTTCTGCAACCTCTGTATGTGTACAATCTGCAACAAGTTCGATTTCGAGGTTAACACATGCCGCTGGATAGGGTGTGATTCATGCTCTCATTGGACTCATACGGACTGTGCTATTCGAAATGGGCTTATTGGAATGGGACCTTGTGTTACTAATGGTTTGAGCTCTGCAGAGATGCTTTTAAGGTGCCGAGCTTGCAATAGGACATCTGAGCTAGTAGGGTGGGTAAAAGATGTCTTCCTGCACTGTGCACCTAGCTGGGATAGGGATGCACTAATAAGAGAACTTGACTTTGTAAGTAGAATTTTCCGTGGGAGTGAAGATTCAAGAGGCAGGAAGTTGTTCTGGAAGTGCGAGGAGCTTATGGAGAAATTAAAAACTGGGGTTGCTGAAACTGTGGCTTGTAAAGTAATCTTAATGTTGTTTCAAGGTAAGGTTCTTCGGTTGTTATTTATACTGGATATTCATCTGTGTGCCATTGAGCAATATGTCTCTACACACTGACCATGTGTATGAATTCTTTGAAGATTcatatgtgttttgttttctCAATTTTTACTCTTGGCATATTATGTGGACAAAATGCTAAACCGCCATTCTGATTTTCACACTGTAAAATTGTTTATCTTCTGGTAGTTTTCTGCTTTGCTTCTTCAGGGATATGGAAATGCCTCATTCTGTTTATGATGTTAACATGCCAAAAGGACAATCAGTATGCACTTATCTAGCTCGTTTTTCTTCTTTCAGCGTCAGAGGCTCTTGGAGCCTGGTTTATGTTTAATCGTTTTTGAGGAATTAGAACTTTCTAACCTAAATTGATGTATTTCGCATGTTTCCTGTACGCGCCTTTCTTCTTCCATGAATTCTGAATGTGTTTTGTTTTCAGAACTTGAGGCAGACCCCTCAAAGAACCAAGAGAATGAAGATGGCAGGATGATATCGCCACAGGAGGCGTTCAATAGGATAGCTGATGTGGTACAAGAAGCTGTTAAAAAGATGGAAATTGTTGCAGAGGAGAAGATGCGAATGGTCAAAAAGGCCCGCTTGGCTGTAGAAGCTTGTGAGCAAGAGCTGAAGGACAAAGCGCGTGAAGTTTCTGCTCTGAAGACGGAGCGGCAGAGGAAAAAGAATCAAATTGATGAGCTTGAAAGTATTGTAAGGCTTAAACAGGCTGAGGCAGACATGTTTGAGCTGAAGGCCAATGAGGCTTGCCGTGAAGCTGAGAGGCTGCAAAGAATTGCACTTGCCAAGACTGAGAAGTCCGAAGAGGACTACGCCAGTAGATATCTCAAGCAAAGATTGcacgaggctgaagctgagaaGCAGTATTTATTTGAAAAGATCAAGCTTCAGGAGAGCTTGAGACCAACACAAAGCAGTGCCGGAACAAGTGAGCCTCCCCATGCAATGTACAACAAAATCCAGGACCTGCTGAAGAACATGTACAGCACCTCATCCAAGGCAGACGCCCAATCGAGTGACTTCCACTCGCTTGGCGCCATTCCTTGAATCTATAAGTCTGTAAATTACATCCTTTAAATTAAACGTGACATGGTATGGTTACTGTTTCAAATCTTCAATGTACGCTGCTGAACCCTTCCTACTGATATTAGAAGTGTCAACTTTTGATGGAGAAAATGTATAATTCTATTACTATTTGTTAGTAATATATTACTTGTTTGCCAAATCAAGGTTAGTTTGCTAATGTTCATTCTTCTAGAAAATCAATAGATGAGGAATGTCGGAGAATTCTTTGATTCTGCTACTTCTTTTTCTGTCTTTATGGTCATTTGCTAATGTTGTTAATTTTGCCTAAACATATGTTTAGACATGCTCAGACTTGTAATGAATATGATATAAGATCTTTGGTCATAGGAAATATCATATGAGGATAATGAAGGAGCATTGATTGTTTTGAGTGAAATTTTTTATAGTAGAAAATCTGGATGGCGCCCGTTACCGAGGTCAACTATACCAGCTAAGCATATTTACTCTATGTTATTTATAGTATCATGTTTAAATTATTACATAGGGTTAGTTGCTTCATAGTAATAATGCCTGTGAAGAAAGAATCCGTTGCTTTGTATATTTGTATGTTAATATTTTGATGATGATTGGGGGACAAGATTGGGATTTCCAAAAGTAGATCGCATCTCAGTCCTGTTTCGGTGTTTAAATATTTCCATCTTGATTTGATAACACACCTCCACACACAATCACTCTCTGCATTCTCATAATTTGCAGGTTTCTAAACAAGCTTGGACGACCATGGCGACAATCTTATCCAACGTGCTAGTTGTGATCATCTTGTTATTGCGGCTTTCCATATGTTCAGGTACCACTAATAGAGCTTTATTTGATTGTATCTGTTAGTTTGTTTGCAGAGGGTGAGTCATCAATTTGGTGTGTTTAGATGCACAGTTTGAGGACTACTGCATAGCGGACGAGCAATACAGGGATGATGAGCTGATGTACGCAATGAAGTGGGCATGCAGCAACGGGGCAGACTGCAGCGCTCTTGAAGAGCATAAGCCGTGCTTCTTCCCCAACACCACCAAGGACCACGCCTCTTACGCATTCAACAGCTACTATCAGAATACCAAACACATTGGAGGCAGCTGCTACTTCATCGCTGCTGCACTTTTGACCGCTCTTAATCCAAGTAACCGTTTCTTCTCGACATCTTATATCCGAGTCTGGCTAAACCATTTCAAAGTTTGGCAAAAGATAAACTAGATAAGATCTGAGTGATACTGCTAGCAAGCAACCACATATACGTGTGtcggtgtgtgtgtgtgaaagagagagtgagagatgGAATGGCTGTTTGAATGATATACCTAAACATATTGGATTTGTTGAGGAACcttttgttaaatttttttatactaaGAAGTGTGACTTATTTTTTAGTGCACATGGCGCAGGTCATGACTCGTGTGTATTCGAGTATATCCCGTACCCGTAAATTGGATTGCAGCTTCCGGACGTGGTGCTCAAAGTAGCAGCTCTTGCTCTTGCTCTCCATCAAGGCCGGTCTTTAGGGGTTTccatttcttttcttcttccgtAGTTTGTATTTACTATCTTTATAGTTTTTCAGATTAAGTTGATGATTTACCATTCACAAATAAACAAAATGCTTgattaaatatttgaaattcTTTTTCTTCAAGAGGGTCCGAATTCTTGAGTTTAGCTAATGAAGCATCCAACGTGTATATAACTACAACAAAAAAGTTGATTAGTTAATGATAATGAGACTACATTTCAAGGTACTCATGGTCGAAATATAGCTGCGGATTTTTGACTATTTTACTCACCCTTAGTTGAATTCTAGTAGTATATCAAATACATAGATGAGTACCACTTACCAATAggcaaataaataattaaaaataatacagAAAAATTTGACAACACTACTATTACTATTAGGCGCTGGTATTTTCACGGATAATTCTTCACATCCCCTTCTTCATAGTGCGATCCATCGTCGTTGTGGATATAGGAAGTTTGCTCAAGGACAAGTCAATTTTAAGTTTTCATGGTGTTGTGGGCATTCAAGACTGGGGATGAGTATCTCGACGTCCATTGCTGAGGAACAAGCTGCAAAGGCAGAGGGGTGACAGGGAGGGTGGTTTATTTTTCGTTTCATTTATCAATCTGTATATTCATTTTGCATTTCAAATTCTGTAATTAGAATCTTTTTAGTAGTAAAAgtatattttaaattgaattgttaatttatgtaatttttatgcATTTTAATTCCAATTATCAATCTGTGCGTTTCAGAGATTTCAAGATAGTACCACATATTTAGCCAATTACAAAAACTAtagtaaacaaaaaataattagagAACTAAAAAAAGATGACAATAAAAATCGATATATGAGTAAAAGAGGTCACAGATGACTTCTCAATGACATTACgcttaaatttttttatcaaaataatcTTAAAATTAAGTTTCAattgatataaaattttaaaaatgaaatattcagAGAGGAGCTCAGACATCCAAGGAAGGAAAAAGCAGCATATGCTCTCAAGCCTGGCGAAGGCGAAAGCACTTAGGCGGCCACTGCGAATGTTTTGAGAAACAAGCCTTACGTTTTAGCATCATTGCGTCCTCCAATCTCAATAAGAAACTGATCAATTaatttgcaaaataaataaatagttgcAAGTAAAATAGATAGATTTTAGGCGCATCTGAATCTGAATGCGAAAGCTCAAGGATAAATAAGCCAATGCCAGAATCTCAGCTCCCTGTGAATTTGCTATCGGCAACGTACAGCGCTGAAAACACCATTGAAATACAGTGCACCAGCGACTCTAAAACGTTGCCTTTTAATTGAAACAAAAActttactaaaaaggaaacaACATAGTAAGCATAAAATCAAATCACAAGGGATCAGAATAGTTAGTAATTCGCATCAACAAGCCAATAACGATGGCTCTCATAGTTTGATGGTATATAATTCGACATCACCACCTGATTCGAATAAATCATAATTCGAATCCCAAAAACTGCAAGTAAAACTAGTTTGAAAGAGGCCTCAGAAATATTCGAGATTGATACATCAAGGAATACTTACGATTAGTTTGATGATAAAGGTGATCTTCCGTGGAAgcaaagaaggaagaagaagaagaggagatgaTTTGGTCGAGAAGTCGCCTGATTGGTATTTAAAGTAGGCCAGAAACCCTAATGGTTTATTTGGACATAAATACCCTTGGATATGTATATACATTTTGGGCTTCATCGATTCTTTCTTCTTTGAATTTTGACCCAATTGGAGATCGAATCCGAAATAGGCTTCCTTAATTTACAATTTTATCCaagtaattattattattattattattattattattattattattattattattattattattatataagaTAGGATAAATTCCTCATTTCAAAGCTTTAGGTTTCAAAGAATTAAAGTGTCAAGAAATTAGATCCAACCTAAAAATAAATGCAGAAAAAAAGACTAGGAAAATAATGAAATGTCGCCTAGgataaatgaaataattataaatcaaaatggATATTATAAGTTTGTTAACTTTTCACAAAACGGCCCCACCACCAGCAGATGGGCCGATCATCGAACAGCTTCCAATTTCTCCCTATCCCGTCGGACACTCCAGATGCCACAATTTCTGCTCCGCCTCCGCCGCTTCCTGCTCTCCCGGAGCACCTGCATTCCTTAATTTGAGATCGCTAATTAgtagcaattgatcacaaccgAAAGGAACCTCATCCAAATCTATAAGGCTGAATCTGAAAATACAAGAAGAAAAAACCtacaaaaaaatacttaaagaataaaaaaattgcaatGTAATAATGTATAAAATTGACATACAAATTAATTTCACTAGAAAGTTGCGCCAGAAAGTGATAATAAGGTAAAGAAAATGACCTGTTACGTCTTCCATGGCTTCAAATAAAAGCTAGTGCGATTTGTCATTTTCCATGAATTTTTAAAACTACATATGTGATACATAAAATTGAGAACCCCAATTGAAAGGCAATAACTTCATCCAAATTTATAATAGCATCTCCAGTGATTCtagacatgcaatagccctcccatagTCTTACtattgccacatcatcagcactaaaatcctcctgccacatcatctggacatgcaactggacaagcaactggacatgcaatagccctcccatagcctatcaacatcactaataacaattatataatttaatttacaatcgtagcaacatactgaatttaatttacgagacaaatacaggaaaattgaataatactattaaaattttaaaaagtacaataattttaaaaaaagtacattaatttaaaaaatatataaaattaaaaagtacaataaaaaattacataaaaatcactcctcgccgccgtcctcgcctccgtcgtcgccgccgccacctcCGTCGCCACCAACGCCGCGGCTACTCCCGCCGGTATCCCTCTGCAacccctccaattcttcacgcatgCTCCGGAGCAATACGCAAAGATAAgccttctcctcggggtccaccgccgtccggaagtcggctaacgtcttcaccatttgagcgcgcgtttgttgacgcgcgaagaatttgagctcctcggtggacctgccgaggggggatgccgactggacctcctgggaactcggggtccCCCCCGcatcccgttgcgcccgcctttggccaaccgggcgaggtcggcgaccgaacgaacgaggggtcgggacctcctgggccgtctcggggaggtcgtgggaaccaccgctgctgccgctataatcaccggtatagttcagtttctgcttcttcggccagccagcgtcgacacctgcccggaatttctccgactcgttgagcacaaggtagcagttccagtaggtgaactcatagtacttcccGAAATCTGGGTAGGCTCTCttcgcaatcctcctgcagtcttcctctgtttggccactggtccgcatgcggagggcgttggcgtacaaacccgaaaatcgagagacggcagacctgattcggtcccagcacttccggcacTCATCCCCGGTgcgcggtctcccttcagggcaaaatgccctataggctgcggctatcttggcccacaagttgacgatcctctggttgttcgaaacgagaggatcatcgcagacactcacccacgccttggccaccgcaacgttctccgattccgtccacttcctccggacccggctatcctcacccggctgcgacgactcaccgaccttcttggccttgcccttcttatTAGGGGCGCttcgaccccgccctactccccggcTTTGAATGGGAGTTTCCGGAcgctcgttaatatcaaaacccaactactctaaggagaaggtctcatactgcgtgtactgtgcatccgttggggtcgatgtgtgcgaagaaccggtggaaaaatcaaaagccgACCGATAGAAGTTTTCCCCCTCGGGCGTCCCCTGCggcggtggcatcatctgctgcgccggtggctgcatcccgggtgcccaccccggcatcatctgcatagggagTTGCATCGGCGGTACCCCCTGCCAAGCCGACACACTTCCCCCGGCGGCcatcggtggcatcatctgctgccacgggtacatgttgtagtacccggtcatcggaggccaaccacctcccatgggagccgggggagtctgagacccggtcgtcactggagtaccttcgtactTGTTCTCAATTTCtcattgttgatcttgtacagaaattaagatagagagagtactcgttaaaataagtggtgcgaatgaaaatgatgtccaaagcgcgtatatatagtgtttcgaaaaattttaaaaaaaataaaaatctgacgccggtctgacgccgatccggggcctacaatggcgccgtgaggatcggcgtgagaatcggcgtggcacgccgatttcgccgacgccgctcgcaatggttcggcgtcagtaCCGGCGTCCGTGAAAAATCGACGTGCCGGTGACGCcaccgccattggagatgctctaaggggaAACTGAAAATACAAGAAGAAAAATCCTACACTACAAAAAAGATTACTAAATTTATAAGGTCATTTCATTTGTATCACTTCGGCACTTCCAGGCGCCTGAAATTCAACGGAGCTTCAACGTGGCATGCTGACGTGTGTACATCATGTTACATGTATTTTTGGTAATTACATCTTACCTCCAAAATATTTTAcctttatttcaatttagtacaaaaagtattaagtttacatatttcatacaaaaagtttacttgttccaaaataatacattccgttaaatattttaaacaccgttagttagtttataatttgtccaactcatcatcataataaaagaataattagagatttaatacaattaatcactctgaaaaataacagtcaatatcaattcttccagcaattgatcgtggtttaaaaaaaattgtctctcaatatactctattttttatTGTATCCTTTATAGAATACATTATAAAATAAGTCCATATTTCATCCAAAATGACTAATTTGAGCTTTAAACAGTCAATAAgtgaatatttaatttttacaaaaaagattcaatatctttttagttgtattctccATTGTTACATGAGAAAGCTTCGACAATAAAATACAATTCGTTAATTTGATGATGAagagtggtgattttttttttctctgtgtttttcattttggtgAGTAATATAAATAACTGTGTTTGAAATAGTTAATggaaagttttaatttaaaactttttgtacaaatttgaaatattgatgaaactttttgtatgtatgatgtAATTGGAAATAACGGTGTTAGTAGAGACTTAACGGAATGTATTATTTTGGAAAACTAAGTAAACTTTTTGtaaatatgtaaatttaatactttttatactaaattgaaacaaatctaaaacattttgtatgaaacatGTCCTAACTCAAAAAACATGAATTACCACATAACCATAAACGACTTTATATTCAGATGAGATGAgttaattaaaatctgattttgAATTTCTCAAAAAACATGAATTACCACATAACCATAATCGACTTTATATTCAGATGAGATGAgttaattaaaatctgattttgAATTTCTCAAAAAACATGAATTACCACATAACCATAAACGACTTTATATTCAGATGAACATGAATTACCACATAACCATAAACGACTTTATATTCAGATGAGATGAgttaattaaaatctgattttgAATTTCTCAAAAAACATGAATTACCACATAACCATAAACGACCTTATATTCAGATGAGATGAGTTGATTAAAATCTGATTTTGAATTTCGATTCAGCGACTTCTAGCTGAATTATTGCGCCATCCAACCTTTACaattttattatgattatgTGCTATTTCagaattatttatctattttaactatataaaaaaatctacataattttgtatattaaagTAAACATAATACAATTAATTTCCTTGAAATGAATGTTAAATAAGAGTATTCAGACAGCAAGATACTGAAACGACCATAACTAACCTTAGAGCAGAAGACCCCGTGTGCAGATGTCAATGTAAATGCGCGATGCATTCAAACAATTCACAAACAAGAAACAAAACCTATAAAAAGTAACTCAGTTTCAGACCTTACAGAAAACTATTCTTGACTGCTCATGGTAACCAATTCACTTGAATAAGTACACCTTTATCGAACGCACTCTCTGAGTAACCATATCTCCAGCATGATGGTCCTCCGTATATTTTGCTTCACCTTGTACATATAATCTTCACGTATGTAAAATTTCCTAGGCTGCGATCCCTGTTTCACAATTAAACAGTAGAGAAACTTGTGAGCATCTGTCGAATTCTTATGCACATATAGTGAGTGGTGATTGAATCTGATGCTTACCTCTATCTGATCTAACATTATAACCACCAGCATAACCAGCTGCAGTTTCAGATGCGGCCTCAGCAGTGCCACTCCCACGCCCATAACCATACGAGGCAGATCCCTCAAGCTCTTGAGATGAAGAACGCCAGGCCTCATCCCCATTAAACGAGCCTCCATACAAGTTCCTGTAGTTCTCGTCATAAATATTATTTGGCGTAGAATAAAAAGATGCGGAGCCAGCAATGCCTCCATTTTCTCTGGTATAACTTGCTCTGTCAACAAAGCTATTGTCCCCATGGTCATAAGCAATGTTTTCTCGGCTTACAGAGCCAGCTTCTGTGCTTTTAGCAGAAACAGGTGAACGgccccaaatctctcctataCTTCCAAAACCACTACCTATCCCAGCATTTCCAGTTCGAGTTCCAATAAAATCATTAGAAGTTGCTGAGTTTGTGACAAAATTAGGACTACCATTTCCCCACATGTTCCGGTTCGTACTGCTCATAAAAGAACCAGTTCCAGCACTGCCCAAGTCATATCCATTTGAACTACCATATCGACTAAAGTCTCCACTAAAATAAGAATTCATCCCATTTCCATAGCCCAAACCAGAATCCCTACTCACCCCATGGTTCAAACCGAGTCCAGAATCCAAAGTCAGTCCAAAGTTATGGTTACTGGGGCTGTAAGGAGGATATCCACTTCGACCAGCAGTTACAGGACTAAAGCGACCATCCATTCTCATTCCATAGCCACTTGTAGAATTTGGATTATATCCAGGCGAATAAGCATTAAGGAAACTGCTTGCTCTACTCAGGCCATAGTTATAGCCAGGGGAAGGGCATCGCGTTGGTCCTGGAGATAACTCTTTGGGAACAGCTCTCTTAACCTCAACCATTTTCCCACAAAGCTCATGAAAGGTTTTGAATAGAACTTTATCAACTGCTTCTTCTGAATCATAAGTTATAAAACCAAAGCCTCTAGGCCTTTGTGTATTGTGATCATACATCACAACAACATCAGTTATTGTTCCAAATTGATCAAAATACTTCTTGAAGTCACTTTCTGTGATAGTAGATGGTAAACCTCCCACAAAAATCTTCTTTGTGCGGACATGACTAGGGGATCCTTGGATGCTCCCACTGTTTCTATTGAAGTTCTGGTGATCATCCCTCGGAACAGCTTTCTTTGCTTCCACCTGATGAGAATGAAAGATAATAACTAAATATACCAAACTTGATATTTTTATAGGAAAGCatttataaattcaatttaCTTAAGATTGCCTCTATAAAATGAAATCatttaaaacaaaacacaacataTAAATCACATGTAACAAGCAAAATTTGATAATTCAGTAATTAGTTACTGAACAAGTTCCAGTTAACATATATGTGTATCAGTTATCAAAAGTTCAAAACTGAGATATTCCAATTTAGGCTTTAGCATACCATGTGAAAGTAGCTTAAGTAAGTCTAAGAGGATATACCTTTATTGGTAATATGATGATAGTAAGACGTAATTGCACTAGTCCTCTTGAAGTATTACAATTCTCTATTTCAATCATCTTTGTGATAACATCAAGTAAAGgttatcacaaaacaatacaACAGTCAATCCTCATAGTGTTTCCTCAATATGCAGTTCTTACATGTCTTACCATAGGCATGTTTGATCAACagtatttgtttattaaaaaGCTAGCATTGTAAAGCTGAAATAGCCATTTCTTGATTCGAATGATAATATCCCATCTTTCCAAAGAAGAGGAAAATGCATCAAACATCACACTTAGTTTCAGAGtaagaatttaaattttatctGCTCAGAACTTTGTACGACAATATTATCTGAATGTCAATGAAATAAACCATTCCACATAATGAGCTTAGaataaaattccaaataaaGAATGAGCCATCAAATTCAATAGCAAAAAGGGATTCTATAAAAAAGGTAAGGGTGCGAGAGTTACGGTTCTGCCATCTATGACATGTTTTTCTTTCACAACTTTTTCAGCAACAGAAGCATCGGCGAAAACAATGAAACCAAAGCCACGAGCACGGCCTGTAGCACGATCCTTCATTATCACAGCTTCCACCACTTCACCAAAAGCTTGGAAATATTGTCTCAGACGGTCCTCGCTCGTGTCCCACGGAATCCCACCAATAAACAGCTTCCCAGCATCCATTTCCATTCTCTGCCAATCAAAACGATCAAACACAAAGTAACTGTCCACATCAACAACTATAAAGCCTCCATATTTCCACAACGATCAATAAGAATCGAATAGGGCCAATTCGTAAAGGTAAGTGTAAGCAAGAGATCCAACAGGAAGCAATCCAGATCACTAAACTACTTCATATCACAATTCAATTCCAATATTCAACAAAGCGTATTGAATGAACAATCAGGCATCACAATTCACAACAACAGAATTCTATGATTACGAAACGCAGCAATGTAGAGTGAATAAAGATGACAATACCTCCAAGAGAAAACTCAAACTGAAAGCAGG
This sequence is a window from Salvia splendens isolate huo1 chromosome 5, SspV2, whole genome shotgun sequence. Protein-coding genes within it:
- the LOC121805769 gene encoding heterogeneous nuclear ribonucleoprotein 1-like; this translates as MEMDAGKLFIGGIPWDTSEDRLRQYFQAFGEVVEAVIMKDRATGRARGFGFIVFADASVAEKVVKEKHVIDGRTVEAKKAVPRDDHQNFNRNSGSIQGSPSHVRTKKIFVGGLPSTITESDFKKYFDQFGTITDVVVMYDHNTQRPRGFGFITYDSEEAVDKVLFKTFHELCGKMVEVKRAVPKELSPGPTRCPSPGYNYGLSRASSFLNAYSPGYNPNSTSGYGMRMDGRFSPVTAGRSGYPPYSPSNHNFGLTLDSGLGLNHGVSRDSGLGYGNGMNSYFSGDFSRYGSSNGYDLGSAGTGSFMSSTNRNMWGNGSPNFVTNSATSNDFIGTRTGNAGIGSGFGSIGEIWGRSPVSAKSTEAGSVSRENIAYDHGDNSFVDRASYTRENGGIAGSASFYSTPNNIYDENYRNLYGGSFNGDEAWRSSSQELEGSASYGYGRGSGTAEAASETAAGYAGGYNVRSDRGIAA
- the LOC121804662 gene encoding OBERON-like protein isoform X1, translated to MMGTPSGSHFNNQSSMLPPRQQPRPGGGGLQTSLSLVSADACGSPNLERGSNSDQVHESPSESASSRETWPRADALVAKKMEKEKERENGFAEHSVVRNFSSSDKMSLRDVARERVDIVAEKMQNLPDKYLDKFKNELRTFLEGLGGSQQREEFLFLQKLVQSRGDLTEQTLVMAHRVQLEILVSIKTGIQAFLHPSVSLSQASLIDIFLYKRCRNIACGSALPAEDCMCELCSKRNGFCNLCMCTICNKFDFEVNTCRWIGCDSCSHWTHTDCAIRNGLIGMGPCVTNGLSSAEMLLRCRACNRTSELVGWVKDVFLHCAPSWDRDALIRELDFVSRIFRGSEDSRGRKLFWKCEELMEKLKTGVAETVACKVILMLFQELEADPSKNQENEDGRMISPQEAFNRIADVVQEAVKKMEIVAEEKMRMVKKARLAVEACEQELKDKAREVSALKTERQRKKNQIDELESIVRLKQAEADMFELKANEACREAERLQRIALAKTEKSEEDYASRYLKQRLHEAEAEKQYLFEKIKLQESLRPTQSSAGTSEPPHAMYNKIQDLLKNMYSTSSKADAQSSDFHSLGAIP
- the LOC121804662 gene encoding OBERON-like protein isoform X2, with the translated sequence MGTPSGSHFNNQSSMLPPRQQPRPGGGGLQTSLSLVSADACGSPNLERGSNSDQVHESPSESASSRETWPRADALVAKKMEKEKERENGFAEHSVVRNFSSSDKMSLRDVARERVDIVAEKMQNLPDKYLDKFKNELRTFLEGLGGSQQREEFLFLQKLVQSRGDLTEQTLVMAHRVQLEILVSIKTGIQAFLHPSVSLSQASLIDIFLYKRCRNIACGSALPAEDCMCELCSKRNGFCNLCMCTICNKFDFEVNTCRWIGCDSCSHWTHTDCAIRNGLIGMGPCVTNGLSSAEMLLRCRACNRTSELVGWVKDVFLHCAPSWDRDALIRELDFVSRIFRGSEDSRGRKLFWKCEELMEKLKTGVAETVACKVILMLFQELEADPSKNQENEDGRMISPQEAFNRIADVVQEAVKKMEIVAEEKMRMVKKARLAVEACEQELKDKAREVSALKTERQRKKNQIDELESIVRLKQAEADMFELKANEACREAERLQRIALAKTEKSEEDYASRYLKQRLHEAEAEKQYLFEKIKLQESLRPTQSSAGTSEPPHAMYNKIQDLLKNMYSTSSKADAQSSDFHSLGAIP
- the LOC121804664 gene encoding glucan endo-1,3-beta-glucosidase 4-like produces the protein MATILSNVLVVIILLLRLSICSDAQFEDYCIADEQYRDDELMYAMKWACSNGADCSALEEHKPCFFPNTTKDHASYAFNSYYQNTKHIGGSCYFIAAALLTALNPSHDSCVFEYIPYP